GGGCGCCTCGGGTGGAGTGTGGATTTCCGCCCTGTTGTGCGGCCCCTCCTGGGGCATGCCGGTGTCAGGCTGGTGAATCGCGCGTCATTCGGGGGCTAAACCTCGGTACTTACCCGCGGAAATCTGTTTTTGGCATATGGCTTGCATTCAGGGGACCTCAGTAGGCGGCCGGTCCGTCGCAAATCTGAAGGGGTTCCATGGAGATTTTTTTCCAGCAAATCATCAACGGCCTGGTGCTGGGGAGCATGTATGCGTTGGTGGCGTTGGGGTACACGATGGTGTACGGGATCATCAACCTGATCAATTTTGCGCATGGCGAGATCCTGATGGTGGGAGCGCTGGTGGCGTGGACGGTGATCACGGCGCTGGAGGGTTCGGGGCTGCCGGGCTGGTCGCTGATGCTGATCGGGGCGGTGTGCGCGATCGTGGTGTGCACGGTCCTGAACTTCACGGTGGAGAAGATCGCGTATAGGCCGCTGCGCAACGCGCCGCGCCTGGCCCCGCTGATCACGGCCATGGGCATGAGCCTGCTCTTGCAGACCCTGGCGATGATCATCTGGAAGCCCAACCCCAAGCCCTTCCCGCTGCTCTTGCCGACCACGCCGTTTGATCTGGGCGGCCCGGTGATCACGGTCACCCAATGCCTGATCCTGGGGCTGACGGTGATGATCCTGGCCGGACTGATCTATCTGGTGAACCACACCAAGCTGGGCCGCGCGATGCGGGCCACGGCGGAGAACCCGCGCGTGGCGGGGCTGATGGGGGTGAAGCCGGACTTCGTGATCTCGGCCACCTTCGTGATCGGCGCGGCGCTGGCCGCGGTGGCCGGCATCATGTGGGCGGCCAACTACGGCACGGTGCAGCACTCGATGGGCTTCCTGCCGGGGCTGAAGGCCTTCACCGCGGCGGTGCTGGGCGGCATCGGCAACCTGGCCGGGGCCATGGTGGGCGGCATCCTGCTGGGCCTGATCGAAGCCATCGGCGCCGGCTATCTCGGTGAGCTGACCGGCGGTGTGCTGGGCAGCCATTACGCCGACATCTTCGCCTTCATCGCGCTGATCCTGGTGCTGACCCTGCGACCGTCCGGCCTGCTGGGCGAACGCGTGGCCGACCGCGCCTGATATGAACCACCCCCTACGCGCTGCGCGCGCCCCCTCAAGGGGGCAACACCGGCAGCCCGGCAAAGCCGGATCTGCGGTGTTCGCTTGGGAATGCAAATGGCTGCGAGGCCATCGCTGAGGAGTCTTCCATGCAAAAGAACAAACTGATCGTCTTCGTGCTGGCCGCCGTCGGCCTGCTGCTGGTGCCGCTGTTTGCACAGCAGTTCGGCAACGGCCCGGTGCGCATCATCGACCTGGCCCTGCTGTACGTGCTGCTGGCCCTGGGCCTGAACATCGTGGTGGGCTATGCGGGCCTGTTGGACCTGGGCTATGTGGCCTTCTACGCGCTGGGGGCCTATATGTTCGGCCTCTTGGCCAGCCCGCACCTGAGCGAGAACTTCGAGGCCTTCAAGGCCGCCTTCCCCGACGGGCTGCACTCGCCGCTGTGGATTGTGATCCCGCTGGGGGCGGCGCTGGCCGGCTTCTTCGGCATGGTGCTGGGCGCACCCACCCTGAAGCTGCGCGGCGACTACCTGGCCATCGTGACCCTGGGGTTCGGCGAGATCATCCGCGTGTTCCTGAACAACCTGGAGCACCCGGTCAACATCACCAACGGCCCGCGCGGCATCGGCCAGATCGACGCCATCCACTTCTGGGGGTTCGACCTGGGCAAGACGCACGAGTTCTTCGGCATCACCTTCCCCTCGGTCACCCTGTACTACTACCTGTTCCTGGCCCTGGTGGTCGGCTCCGTGCTGATCTGCTATCGCCTGGAGACCTCGCGCATCGGCCGCGCCTGGATGGCCATCCGCGAGGACGAGATCGCCGCCAAGGCCATGGGCATCAACACCCGCAACATGAAGCTCTTGGCCTTCGGCATGGGCGCCACCTTCGGCGGCGTGGCGGGCAGCATGTTCGCCGCCTTCCAGGGCTTCGTCAGCCCCGAGTCCTTCAGCCTGCAGGAATCCATCATGATCGTCGCGATGGTCGTGCTGGGCGGCATCGGCCATATCCCGGGCGTGATCCTCGGGGCGCTGCTCTTGGCCGCGCTGCCCGAGGTGCTGCGCTATGTGGCCGGCCCGCTGCAGCAGATGACCGACGGCCGCCTGGACGCCGCCATCCTGCGCCAGCTCTTGGTGGCGCTGGCGATGATCTCCGTGATGCTGCTGCGTCCGCGCGGCCTGTGGCCCTCGCCCGAACATGGCAAGGGCGCGCCGAGCAAGAAGTGATGACGAGCAACGAGCAGCAGCACCAGGAGCACCAGCAATGACAACAACGACGGATACCGTGCTGAGCGTCAAGGGCGTGTCCAAGCGCTTCGGCGGCCTGCAGGCCCTCGCGGACGTGGGCATCGAGATCAAGGCCGGCCAGGTCTACGGCCTGATCGGCCCCAACGGCGCGGGCAAGACCACCTTCTTCAACGTTATCACGGGTCTCTACACCCCGGACGGCGGGAGCTTCGAGCTCGGCGGCAGCCCCTACACCCCGCAGGCGGTGCACCAGGTGGCCAAGGCCGGCATCGCGCGCACCTTCCAGAACATCCGGCTCTTCGCCGAGATGACCGCGCTGGAGAACGTGATGGTGGGCCGCCATGTGCGCACCCATTCGGGCCTGCTGGGGGCGGTCTTCCGCACCCCGGGCTTCAAGCGAGAGGAGGGCCAGATCGCCCAGCGCGCCCAGGAGCTGCTGGACTATGTGGGCATCGGCAAGTACGCGGACTTCAAGGCCCGCACCCTGAGCTATGGCGACCAGCGCCGCCTGGAGATCGCGCGGGCCCTGGCCACCGACCCCAAGCTGATTGCGCTGGACGAGCCGGCCGCGGGCATGAACGCCACCGAGAAGGTCGTGCTGCGGGAGCTGATCGACCGCATCCGCAAGGACGGCCGCACCATCCTCTTGATCGAGCATGACGTGAAGCTGGTGATGGGCCTGTGCGACCGGGTCACGGTGCTGGACTACGGCAAGCAGATCGCCGAGGGCACGCCCGCGGACGTGCAGAGCAACCCCAAGGTGATCGAGGCCTACCTCGGCGCAGGCCATGCCGCGCACTGAACAGGAAGCAAAGAACATGGCTGAGAACAAAGAGATCCTGCTCAAGGTCAGCGGGCTGAAGGTGGCCTATGGCGGCATCCAGGCCGTCAAGGGCGTGGACTTCGAGGTGCGCCAGGGCGAGCTGGTGAGTCTGATCGGGGCCAACGGGGCGGGCAAGACCACGACGCTGAAGGCGGTGACGGGGCTGCAGCCGGTGGCCGAGGGGCAGATCCACTTCATGGGCAAGCCCTTGAAGGGGCAGGGGGCCTGGGACCTGGTCAAGCAGGGGCTGGTGATGGTGCCCGAGGGGCGCGGCACCTTCACCCGCATGACCATCACCGAGAACCTGCAGATGGGCGCCTACATCCGCAACGACAAGGCCCAGATCGAGGCCGACATCGAGCGCATCTTCGGTATCTTCCCCAGACTCAGGGAGCGCAGGAACCAGCTGGCGGGCACGATGAGCGGCGGCGAGCAGCAGATGCTGGCGATGGGCCGCGCGCTGATGACGCAGCCCAAGGTGCTGCTGCTGGACGAGCCCAGCATGGGCCTGAGCCCGATCATGGTGGACAAGATCTTCGAGGTGGTCAACGACATCCACGGCCAGGGCGTGACGGTGCTCTTGGTGGAGCAGAACGCCAGCCGGGCGCTGCAGCTGGCCAACCGCGGCTATGTGATGGAGAGCGGGCTGATCACGATGACGGGGGAGGGCAAGACCTTGCTCAATGATCCCAAGGTGCGGGCTGCCTATCTGGGCGAATGATGTTTTTCTAGAGAGCGAGCGGGATTCCCGCTCGGCTCGACGAGGGACGACCGCCCGCGCGTCCACCACCGCTATCCCCATGCGGCTCGCCGGCCGGGCACATACAAAACTCTGTATCGAGCGACTTTCCATGATGAAACCTGCATTGAAGACGAGCGTTTCCCTGTTGCTGCTGGCCCTTGGCAGCGGGGCGATGGCGCAGGAGCTGGTGGTGAAGATCGGCCACGTGGGCCCGACCAGCGGTGCAATCGCCCACCTGGGCAAGGACAATGAGCTGGGCGCGCGCATGGCCATCGACGACCTGAACGCCAAGGGCGTGACGATCGGTGGCAAGAAGGCCAAGTTCGAGCTGCTGGCCGAAGACGATGCCGGCGATCCGAAGCAGGGCACGGCCGCGGCTCAGAAGCTGACCGACTCCAAGGTCAACGGCGTGGTCGGCCACCTGAACTCGGGCACCTCGATCCCGGCCTCCAAGGTCTACAGCGACGCCGGCGTGCCGCAGATCAGCCCCTCGGCCACCAACCCCAAATTCACCCGCAACGGCTACAAGACCACCTTCCGCGTCGTGGCCGATGACGTGCATCTGGGCGGCACCCTGGGCAAGTACGCCGTCAGCACGCTGAAGGGCAAGAACATCGCCGTGATCGACGACCGCACCGCCTACGGCCAGGGCGTCGCCGACGAGTTCGAGAAGGGCGTCAAGGCCTCCGGCGGCAAGGTCGTCGGCCGCGAGTTCACCAACGACAAGGCCACGGATTTCACCGCCATCCTGACCAGCCTGAAGGCCAAGAAGCCCGACGTGGTCTTCTTCGGCGGCATGGACGCGGTGGCCGGCCCGATGCTGCGCCAGATGAAGCAGCTGGGCATCGAAGCCAAGTTCATGGGCGGCGACGGCATCTGCACCGGCGAGCTGCCCAAGCTCTCGGCCGGCACGATGGCCGACAGCCAGGTCGTCTGCGCCGAGGCCGGTGGCGTCGAGGGCGAGTCGAAGAAGTCGCTCGAAGAGTTCAAGACCAAGTTCAAGAGCAAGTACAAGGTCGACGTGCAGATCTACGCACCTTATGTCTACGACGCGGTCAATGTGCTGGCCGCGGCGATGGTCAAGGCCGGCTCGTCCGAGCCCGCCAAGTACCTGCCGGTGCTGGCCAAGACCGAAGGCTACAAGGGCGTGACCGGCACGATCACCTTCGACAACAAGGGCGACATCAAGAATGGCGCCCTGACCTTGTTCACCTACAAGGCCGGTGCCCGCGAGCAGATCGCCGTGGTGCGCTGAGCCAACAAGCTTGTTTCGCTGATGTGAAGGAAGGCGGCCCTCGGGCCGCCTTTTTTCTAGCACCGCGCTGCCTGCGCACAAGCATGTTGGCGCCGGGGAAAACCCCTCCGGGAAGGTGGGGACTGGCTTCTAGAATCGAAACCAGTTTTCAGATCCTTTCGAAGGGAGTTTCCATGGCCACTGCCCGCAGCGGCAAGTCCAGCAGCAGCAAGGCCGGCGAGCCCGGTGGCGAGACCTCCGGCGTGCGCGTGCTCAAGAAATACCCGAACCGCCGGCTCTACGACACCAAGACCAGCAGCTACATCACCCTGGCCGACGTCAAGGCCATGGTGCTGGACGCGCAGGACTTCGAGGTGCGGGACGCCAAGTCCGGCGAGGACCTGACCCGCTCCATCCTGCTGCAGATCATCCTCGAGGAAGAGACCGGCGGCGTGCCGATGTTCAGCACCGGGGCGCTGTCGCAGATCATCCGCTTCTACGGCCATGCGATGCAGGGCGTGATGGGGGCCTATCTCGAGAAGAACATGCAGGCCTTCACCGACCTGCAGACCCAGTTCGCCGAGCAGAGCAAGGGCCTGGCCTTCAGCCCCGAGGCCTGGACCCAGTTCATGACCGGGCAGGCGCCGATGATGCAGGGCCTGATGGGCGGCTATATGGAGCAGAGCAAGAACCTGTTCGAGCAGATGCAGGAACAGATGAAGAACGCGGGCGCCATGTTCCCGGGCATGCCGGGGTTTCCGGGCAAAAAGCCCTGACGGCCCTGAGAGCCCTGAGCCCGCCACCAACAACAAAGGCCCTCGAGACGAGGGCCTTTTCGCTTTCCGCAGCGGCCGGTCGGTGGGACTCAGGCCGGCTTGTTCTTCAGCTTGCCCTTGGGCATCACGGCCGTGATGGGCGCGACGGGCCGGGTGGAGACGGAGGACGACTCCTTGACGGGGCTGCTGTCCTTCTTTGGCTTCTTGTTGGCCTTGTCGTTGCGTTGTTCGCCTTTTGGCATGTCTTGAGTTCCTTCCTATGAAGCGTTCGATGGGATTCGGTGGTTGCCGCGGCTCGCGCATCCGCATGCCTGGCCGAGATGAGCACTCTACTACCGCTTCGGGGCCGGCCTCGCTCCTCGAAGTCGCTGGCAGTGGCCTGACCATCGGCCAGGTGTCCCGGGTGATCAAGCTCCGTCGCGTCGGCGATTGAACTTGCGGGCGGGCCCGGCCCGGAAGGGGCTGGGTCTATTTCCGCGTCGAACCGCGGATCCATTCTTCCATCCAGTCGGATCCGTTGACATTGGCGGGCCGGGCGTTTTGATCGATCGTCATGGCTTGTGCTCCTTTGCTCGCCCCAGGTGCAACCAGGGCTGGGTGAAATCTAGGTCCG
This genomic stretch from Roseateles sp. DAIF2 harbors:
- a CDS encoding branched-chain amino acid ABC transporter permease — encoded protein: MEIFFQQIINGLVLGSMYALVALGYTMVYGIINLINFAHGEILMVGALVAWTVITALEGSGLPGWSLMLIGAVCAIVVCTVLNFTVEKIAYRPLRNAPRLAPLITAMGMSLLLQTLAMIIWKPNPKPFPLLLPTTPFDLGGPVITVTQCLILGLTVMILAGLIYLVNHTKLGRAMRATAENPRVAGLMGVKPDFVISATFVIGAALAAVAGIMWAANYGTVQHSMGFLPGLKAFTAAVLGGIGNLAGAMVGGILLGLIEAIGAGYLGELTGGVLGSHYADIFAFIALILVLTLRPSGLLGERVADRA
- a CDS encoding ABC transporter ATP-binding protein; amino-acid sequence: MQKNKLIVFVLAAVGLLLVPLFAQQFGNGPVRIIDLALLYVLLALGLNIVVGYAGLLDLGYVAFYALGAYMFGLLASPHLSENFEAFKAAFPDGLHSPLWIVIPLGAALAGFFGMVLGAPTLKLRGDYLAIVTLGFGEIIRVFLNNLEHPVNITNGPRGIGQIDAIHFWGFDLGKTHEFFGITFPSVTLYYYLFLALVVGSVLICYRLETSRIGRAWMAIREDEIAAKAMGINTRNMKLLAFGMGATFGGVAGSMFAAFQGFVSPESFSLQESIMIVAMVVLGGIGHIPGVILGALLLAALPEVLRYVAGPLQQMTDGRLDAAILRQLLVALAMISVMLLRPRGLWPSPEHGKGAPSKK
- a CDS encoding ABC transporter ATP-binding protein, with amino-acid sequence MTTTTDTVLSVKGVSKRFGGLQALADVGIEIKAGQVYGLIGPNGAGKTTFFNVITGLYTPDGGSFELGGSPYTPQAVHQVAKAGIARTFQNIRLFAEMTALENVMVGRHVRTHSGLLGAVFRTPGFKREEGQIAQRAQELLDYVGIGKYADFKARTLSYGDQRRLEIARALATDPKLIALDEPAAGMNATEKVVLRELIDRIRKDGRTILLIEHDVKLVMGLCDRVTVLDYGKQIAEGTPADVQSNPKVIEAYLGAGHAAH
- a CDS encoding ABC transporter ATP-binding protein — its product is MAENKEILLKVSGLKVAYGGIQAVKGVDFEVRQGELVSLIGANGAGKTTTLKAVTGLQPVAEGQIHFMGKPLKGQGAWDLVKQGLVMVPEGRGTFTRMTITENLQMGAYIRNDKAQIEADIERIFGIFPRLRERRNQLAGTMSGGEQQMLAMGRALMTQPKVLLLDEPSMGLSPIMVDKIFEVVNDIHGQGVTVLLVEQNASRALQLANRGYVMESGLITMTGEGKTLLNDPKVRAAYLGE
- a CDS encoding branched-chain amino acid ABC transporter substrate-binding protein, translating into MAQELVVKIGHVGPTSGAIAHLGKDNELGARMAIDDLNAKGVTIGGKKAKFELLAEDDAGDPKQGTAAAQKLTDSKVNGVVGHLNSGTSIPASKVYSDAGVPQISPSATNPKFTRNGYKTTFRVVADDVHLGGTLGKYAVSTLKGKNIAVIDDRTAYGQGVADEFEKGVKASGGKVVGREFTNDKATDFTAILTSLKAKKPDVVFFGGMDAVAGPMLRQMKQLGIEAKFMGGDGICTGELPKLSAGTMADSQVVCAEAGGVEGESKKSLEEFKTKFKSKYKVDVQIYAPYVYDAVNVLAAAMVKAGSSEPAKYLPVLAKTEGYKGVTGTITFDNKGDIKNGALTLFTYKAGAREQIAVVR
- the phaR gene encoding polyhydroxyalkanoate synthesis repressor PhaR, yielding MATARSGKSSSSKAGEPGGETSGVRVLKKYPNRRLYDTKTSSYITLADVKAMVLDAQDFEVRDAKSGEDLTRSILLQIILEEETGGVPMFSTGALSQIIRFYGHAMQGVMGAYLEKNMQAFTDLQTQFAEQSKGLAFSPEAWTQFMTGQAPMMQGLMGGYMEQSKNLFEQMQEQMKNAGAMFPGMPGFPGKKP